The following proteins are co-located in the Manihot esculenta cultivar AM560-2 chromosome 7, M.esculenta_v8, whole genome shotgun sequence genome:
- the LOC110618592 gene encoding protein EARLY FLOWERING 4 has translation MNTNSNHKSSRRRHKHTADDDDDEGDPEVWSTFNSTFRQVQSVLDRNRNLIQQVNENHQSRIPDNMVKNVALIQELNGNISKVVSLYSDLNSNFTTNYQQRNGSGSGNSNSSGRS, from the coding sequence ATGAACACCAATTCCAATCACAAATCCAGCAGGCGCCGCCACAAACACACCGCCGACGATGACGATGATGAAGGGGACCCTGAAGTCTGGTCAACTTTCAATTCAACTTTCCGGCAAGTTCAGTCAGTTCTCGATAGGAACAGAAATTTGATCCAACAAGTGAACGAAAATCATCAGTCCAGAATCCCCGACAACATGGTAAAAAACGTTGCCTTGATTCAGGAACTTAACGGTAACATCTCCAAGGTTGTCTCTCTTTACTCCGATTTGAACTCCAATTTCACTACTAATTATCAGCAGCGCAACGGCAGTGGCTCCGGCAACAGTAACAGTAGTGGAAGGTCGTAA
- the LOC110618591 gene encoding putative serine/threonine-protein kinase-like protein CCR3, with amino-acid sequence MKLPLSSSIVFFVVTVTFLVFFLSLPLTTHALGSGSTMAVTSDSVCGIVAAKSARSIICYKTSGEIISVEPIVSFSSISGGQNFFCGIRSGGYAFLCWNTFSSSNNLSISDPQRVYFNTTVLLQNLAVGRTHVCGILNDTANVNGTGIVKCWRGDGNISSQTPADGDQFESISSGYGFSCGILMNSGRIRCWGNNPIAREIESDFGNMSIDSIAAGGSHVCGVNSTGFLVCKGDNSSGQLDVPANSSLKYYQLSLGADYSCALRRNGSVVCWGGRGLYSVDGTVGIFFESIVSGSNFTCGLTTSNFSIMCWGPGWPNVDDSGVQILPFTDQILPWPCVQTSCEDRLFPDSDRLCSGSGNVCYPPGFKAIVIPSPPAPSPLLPSPPPPTIPPSPSSSSKELTNGLLVFAIVGSVGAFAGICTIIYCLWTGVCFGKKKVHNSVQPTISRAGSNGGTTSNNSGLISRSSTIRRQSSRAMRRQRSGTSSKHADRAEEFTLAELAAATNDFSLENKIGAGSFGVVYKGKLADGREVAIKRGETGQMTKKFQEKESAFESELAFLSRLHHKHLVRLVGYCEDGDEKLLVYEYMKNGALYDHLHDKNNIQKNSSVINSWKIRIKIALDAARGIEYLHNYAVPTIIHRDIKSSNILLDANWTARVSDFGLSLMGPESERDYRPMKAAGTVGYIDPEYYGLNVVTAKSDVYGLGVVLLELLTGKRAILKGDDNGGTPTSIVDFAVPRIMSGELIKVLDPRIGPPDVNEAEAVELVAYTALHCVNLEGKDRPTMTDIVANLERALSLCDGSHGSISSGTISIVSE; translated from the coding sequence ATGAAACTACCCCTTTCCTCTTCCATCGTGTTCTTCGTCGTTACTGTTacatttcttgttttctttctctcCCTCCCATTGACTACTCATGCGCTGGGTTCCGGTTCCACAATGGCCGTCACCTCCGACTCCGTGTGCGGTATCGTGGCGGCGAAGTCTGCTCGGAGCATCATATGCTATAAAACAAGTGGCGAGATTATAAGCGTCGAACCCATCGTCTCCTTCTCCTCCATTTCTGGCGGGCAGAACTTTTTCTGCGGCATCCGTTCCGGTGGATACGCTTTCCTCTGTTGGAACACATTCAGTTCCAGTAATAATTTGAGTATCAGTGACCCACAAAGAGTTTACTTCAACACTACTGTTCTATTACAGAATCTAGCGGTTGGTAGAACTCATGTTTGTGGGATCCTAAACGACACAGCCAATGTCAATGGCACTGGTATCGTTAAATGCTGGAGAGGCGATGGCAATATCAGTAGCCAAACGCCGGCGGACGGTGATCAATTTGAGTCAATCTCATCTGGGTATGGATTTTCTTGTGGGATTTTGATGAATAGTGGCAGGATTCGTTGTTGGGGAAACAACCCAATAGCAAGAGAGATTGAATCCGATTTTGGGAATATGTCAATTGATAGCATAGCAGCTGGCGGCTCCCATGTTTGTGGAGTGAATTCAACTGGGTTCTTGGTTTGTAAAGGAGACAACAGTTCTGGTCAGTTAGATGTTCCTGCGAATTCTTCATTAAAGTATTATCAATTGTCTCTTGGGGCTGATTATAGTTGTGCACTTAGAAGAAATGGATCGGTAGTTTGCTGGGGAGGAAGAGGATTATATTCTGTTGATGGAACTGTAGGGATTTTCTTTGAGTCTATTGTTTCAGGGTCTAATTTCACTTGTGGGTTGACGACCAGTAATTTTTCGATAATGTGTTGGGGACCTGGGTGGCCTAATGTGGATGATTCTGGGGTTCAAATTCTTCCATTTACTGATCAAATTCTCCCATGGCCGTGTGTGCAAACTTCTTGTGAAGATAGATTGTTTCCAGATTCTGACAGATTGTGTTCTGGTTCAGGAAACGTTTGCTACCCTCCTGGGTTCAAAGCTATTGTCATCCCATCGCCACCGGCACCATCACCATTGTTACCATCTCCTCCACCGCCGACAATTCCGCCTTCTCCATCATCCTCATCCAAGGAATTAACAAATGGGTTATTGGTGTTTGCCATTGTCGGATCAGTAGGAGCTTTTGCTGGTATTTGCACTATCATTTACTGTCTGTGGACTGGAGTTTGTTTTGGCAAAAAGAAAGTGCATAATTCAGTTCAACCAACAATAAGTAGAGCTGGTTCTAATGGTGGCACCACATCAAACAATAGTGGTCTTATTTCAAGATCATCAACCATTAGGCGGCAGAGCTCGAGGGCAATGAGGCGGCAGAGGAGTGGAACCTCATCAAAACATGCAGATAGAGCTGAAGAATTTACTCTAGCTGAGCTTGCAGCAGCTACTAATGATTTCTCACTAGAGAACAAGATTGGTGCAGGGAGCTTTGGTGTTGTATATAAAGGCAAATTAGCTGATGGTCGTGAAGTAGCAATAAAGAGAGGGGAAACAGGTCAAATGACAAAGAAATTTCAAGAAAAAGAGAGTGCATTTGAATCTGAATTAGCATTCTTATCAAGGCTTCACCACAAGCATTTGGTTAGGCTTGTTGGGTATTGCGAAGACGGGGATGAGAAGCTTTTAGTTTATGAGTACATGAAAAATGGAGCTTTATATGATCATTTACATGACAAGAACAACATTCAAAAGAACAGTAGTGTGATCAATTCATGGAAAATTAGGATCAAGATTGCATTAGATGCTGCGAGAGGAATTGAATATCTTCACAATTATGCAGTCCCAACAATAATTCATAGAGATATAAAGTCTTCCAACATCTTGCTAGACGCGAACTGGACAGCAAGAGTTTCAGATTTTGGATTGTCATTGATGGGTCCTGAATCTGAAAGAGATTACAGACCAATGAAGGCAGCAGGAACAGTTGGGTACATTGATCCTGAATACTATGGTCTAAATGTAGTAACAGCAAAAAGTGATGTCTATGGCCTTGGTGTAGTATTATTAGAACTTTTGACAGGGAAGAGAGCCATATTGAAAGGTGATGATAATGGAGGAACACCAACAAGTATAGTGGATTTTGCAGTTCCTAGGATTATGTCTGGTGAACTGATTAAGGTTTTGGATCCTAGAATTGGTCCTCCTGATGTTAATGAAGCAGAGGCAGTGGAGCTTGTGGCATACACTGCACTTCACTGTGTGAATTTGGAAGGCAAAGACAGGCCAACTATGACAGACATTGTTGCTAATTTGGAGAGAGCTTTGTCTCTCTGTGATGGAAGCCATGGCAGCATCTCTAGTGGTACAATCTCTATTGTTTcagaatga
- the LOC110619824 gene encoding carboxy-terminal domain RNA polymerase II polypeptide A small phosphatase 1 isoform X1 — protein sequence MAELTQPEVVYSPRSLQLWRTLWNWLAFFFQIFLQIVRALGHLPLLSSASSSFKPLPVVELPETHSSATLEITAGPDSIPIDEPIKKLTVVLDLDETLVCAYETCSLPANLRNQATEAGLKWFELECISSDKVSYVLVPECEGKPKISYVTVFERPGLAEFLKQLSEFTDLVLFTAGLEGYAKPLVDRIDMDNLFSLRLYRPSTISTEYREHVKDLSCISKDPCRTVIVDNNPFSFLLQPLNGIPCIPFSAGQPYDTQLLDVLLPLLKHLSNQKDVRPVLYERFHMPEWFQKQGIPASGWT from the exons ATGGCAGAGTTGACTCAGCCCGAGGTTGTATACTCACCTCGTTCTCTTCAACTATGGAGGACGCTCTGGAACTGGCTCGCTTTCTTTTTCCAGATCTTCCTCCAGATCGTTAGAGCCTTAGGACACCTTCCTCTactctcttctgcttcttcctcTTTCAAGCCTTTGCCAGTCGTTGAGTTGCCGGAGACTCACTCTTCCGCGACTCTTGAGATCACCGCCGGCCCCGACTCCATTCCCATCGATGAGCCTATCAAAAAACTCACG GTGGTTCTTGACTTGGATGAAACTCTAGTATGTGCATATGAGACTTGTAGTTTGCCAGCTAATCTACGTAATCAAGCGACAGAAGCTGGCCTGAAGTGGTTTGAACTGGAATGCATATCTTCAGACAAGGTTTCATATGTTCTAGTGCCT GAATGTGAAGGGAAACCTAAGATAAGTTATGTTACAGTGTTTGAGCGTCCAGGGTTGGCCGAATTCCTAAAACAACTGAGTGAATTTACTGATCTTGTGCTGTTTACTGCTGGCCTTGAAG GTTATGCTAAACCCCTTGTGGATAGAATAGATATGGACAATCTATTTAGCCTTCGCCTTTACCGGCCTTCAACGATTAGCAC GGAGTATAGGGAGCATGTGAAGGATCTCTCTTGCATATCAAAGGATCCTTGCCGGACTGTTATAGTCGACAACAACCCCTTTAGTTTCTTGTTGCAACCATTGAATGGAATCCCTTGCATCCCTTTTTCGGCTGGTCAACCATACGATACACAG CTTCTCGATGTACTTCTTCCGCTCCTTAAGCACCTGTCTAATCAGAAAGATGTGAGACCTGTGCTATATGAAAGATTCCACATGCCTGAATGGTTTCAAAAGCAGGGGATCCCTGCTTCTGGCTGGACATAG
- the LOC110619824 gene encoding CTD nuclear envelope phosphatase 1 homolog isoform X2, with protein MAELTQPEVVYSPRSLQLWRTLWNWLAFFFQIFLQIVRALGHLPLLSSASSSFKPLPVVELPETHSSATLEITAGPDSIPIDEPIKKLTVVLDLDETLVCAYETCSLPANLRNQATEAGLKWFELECISSDKECEGKPKISYVTVFERPGLAEFLKQLSEFTDLVLFTAGLEGYAKPLVDRIDMDNLFSLRLYRPSTISTEYREHVKDLSCISKDPCRTVIVDNNPFSFLLQPLNGIPCIPFSAGQPYDTQLLDVLLPLLKHLSNQKDVRPVLYERFHMPEWFQKQGIPASGWT; from the exons ATGGCAGAGTTGACTCAGCCCGAGGTTGTATACTCACCTCGTTCTCTTCAACTATGGAGGACGCTCTGGAACTGGCTCGCTTTCTTTTTCCAGATCTTCCTCCAGATCGTTAGAGCCTTAGGACACCTTCCTCTactctcttctgcttcttcctcTTTCAAGCCTTTGCCAGTCGTTGAGTTGCCGGAGACTCACTCTTCCGCGACTCTTGAGATCACCGCCGGCCCCGACTCCATTCCCATCGATGAGCCTATCAAAAAACTCACG GTGGTTCTTGACTTGGATGAAACTCTAGTATGTGCATATGAGACTTGTAGTTTGCCAGCTAATCTACGTAATCAAGCGACAGAAGCTGGCCTGAAGTGGTTTGAACTGGAATGCATATCTTCAGACAAG GAATGTGAAGGGAAACCTAAGATAAGTTATGTTACAGTGTTTGAGCGTCCAGGGTTGGCCGAATTCCTAAAACAACTGAGTGAATTTACTGATCTTGTGCTGTTTACTGCTGGCCTTGAAG GTTATGCTAAACCCCTTGTGGATAGAATAGATATGGACAATCTATTTAGCCTTCGCCTTTACCGGCCTTCAACGATTAGCAC GGAGTATAGGGAGCATGTGAAGGATCTCTCTTGCATATCAAAGGATCCTTGCCGGACTGTTATAGTCGACAACAACCCCTTTAGTTTCTTGTTGCAACCATTGAATGGAATCCCTTGCATCCCTTTTTCGGCTGGTCAACCATACGATACACAG CTTCTCGATGTACTTCTTCCGCTCCTTAAGCACCTGTCTAATCAGAAAGATGTGAGACCTGTGCTATATGAAAGATTCCACATGCCTGAATGGTTTCAAAAGCAGGGGATCCCTGCTTCTGGCTGGACATAG